One segment of Carya illinoinensis cultivar Pawnee chromosome 1, C.illinoinensisPawnee_v1, whole genome shotgun sequence DNA contains the following:
- the LOC122277758 gene encoding auxin-induced protein 22B-like — translation MESKVAYDNDLNLKATELRLGLPGTDDREEQTLFSARNNKRPLPDTSKECGSKKKSDAQHVDNETAPPTKAQIVGWPPIRSYRKNNLQPKKSDQAEVAGIYVKVSMDGAPYLRKIDLGIYQGYPELLKALESMFKFTIGEYSEREGYKGSEYAPTYEDKDGDWMLVGDVPWDMFMSSCKRLRIMKGSEARGLGCGV, via the exons ATGGAAAGCAAGGTAGCATATGACAACGATCTCAACCTCAAGGCAACCGAGCTTAGATTGGGGTTGCCGGGGACAGATGACAGAGAAGAACAAACGCTTTTTAGTGCTAGAAACAACAAGCGGCCACTGCCTGACACGAGCAAGGAGTGCGGATCAAAGAAAAAGTCTGATGCTCAGCACGTGGACAATGAAACTGCTCCTCCCACGAA GGCACAGATAGTGGGGTGGCCGCCAATCCGATCTTACAGGAAAAACAACCTGCAGCCGAAGAAGTCTGATCAGGCTGAGGTTGCTGGTATTTACGTGAAAGTAAGCATGGACGGAGCCCCTTACCTCAGAAAGATTGACCTAGGGATTTACCAGGGCTACCCGGAACTCCTAAAGGCTTTGGAGAGCATGTTTAAATTCACCATTG GTGAGTACTCCGAGAGGGAAGGCTACAAGGGGTCGGAATATGCCCCAACTTATGAAGACAAAGATGGAGATTGGATGCTGGTTGGAGATGTTCCGTGGGa TATGTTTATGTCATCCTGCAAAAGACTCAGAATCATGAAAGGATCAGAAGCTAGAGGCTTGGGATGTGGAGTATGA
- the LOC122277767 gene encoding serine/threonine receptor-like kinase NFP: protein MTLMVEGVKAEAALTPDKELDKQCFSGHFLQLSFYIYDLSQALVAVGRGTQQKGNMEIKSLYASSLPLFFFFFYHLLLHTSNAQPEPTTTGFTCSANQTTYPCQTYAFYRATAPNFLDLASIADLFSVSRLMISKPSNISSPSSPLVASQPLFVPLTCSCNSVNTSTSISYANISYTIVRDDTFYVVSTYKFLNLTTYQSVMVVNPTLVPTNLSIGVNVIFPIFCKCPNSTQLQNQVNYLVSYVFQPSDNLSSVASRFGVQPESITDVNGDNFQPFNTIFIPVTQLPELSQPDVAPSPAPVPPPSPPVESDEREGVVRGLAIGLGITGFLLLLLSGLWVYRESGLKNKKEREQDLEKRRQLLGKEGKGLMGTENFMADVSDCLDKYRVFKIEDLIEATDGFNESCLIQGSVYKGSIDGEVYAIKKMKWNAYEELKILQKVNHGNLVKLEGFCIDPEDATCYLVYEYVENGSLYSWLHGNKDEKLNWKTRLRIAIDVANGLQYIHEHTRPRVVHKDIKTSNILLDTNMRAKIANFGLAKSGCNAITMHIVGTQGYIAPEYLADGVVSTKMDVFSFGVVLLELISGKAAIDEEGNLLWTKTSGILAGDEERKARRVQQWMDGVLIAESSSMDSVMNVMTIAIACLHRDATKRPSMVDVVYALCKSEDLVIELSDDTLSTPLVMAR, encoded by the exons ATGACATTAATGGTAGAAGGTGTAAAAGCGGAGGCGGCTTTGACTCCAGACAAAGAACTCGACAAGCAGTGCTTCTCCGGTCATTTTCTGCAATTGAGCTTCTATATTTACGATCTATCACAAGCACTTGTAGCGGTAGGAAGAGGGACGCAACAGAAAGGCAACATGGAAATTAAATCCCTTTACgcttcttctctccctctcttcttcttcttcttctaccacCTCCTTCTCCACACATCAAATGCCCAACCCGAACCAACTACCACAGGCTTCACCTGCTCAGCAAACCAGACAACATATCCATGCCAAACCTACGCCTTCTACCGAGCCACGGCGCCCAACTTCCTGGACCTGGCCTCCATAGCTGACCTCTTCTCAGTCAGCCGCCtcatgatatcaaaacccagcaACATATCCTCCCCTTCCTCCCCTCTTGTTGCCAGCCAACCCCTCTTTGTTCCTCTCACCTGCTCTTGCAACTCGGTTAACACTTCCACTAGCATCTCTTATGCCAACATCTCATATACAATCGTTCGTGATGATACGTTCTACGTTGTCTCCACCTACAAATTTTTGAATCTAACAACCTATCAATCTGTCATGGTTGTCAATCCCACTCTCGTCCCTACCAATCTTTCTATTGGTGTGAACGTCATCTTTCCTATCTTTTGCAAGTGTCCTAACAGTACCCAGTTGCAAAACCAAGTCAATTACCTCGTATCCTATGTCTTCCAACCTTCTGATAACTTGTCATCGGTTGCTTCGAGGTTTGGAGTACAACCAGAGTCTATAACTGATGTCAATGGAGATAATTTCCAGCCTTTCAATACTATATTCATTCCAGTCACTCAGCTTCCAGAACTTTCACAGCCTGATGTGGCTCCTTCCCCTGCTCCTGTACCTCCACCTTCACCTCCTGTAGAGAGCGATGAGCGGGAAGGGGTTGTTAGAGGCTTGGCAATTGGGTTGGGAATTACCGGGTTCTTGCTGCTTTTGCTTAGTGGGTTATGGGTTTACAGAGAGTCTGGGTTGAAGAACAAGAAGGAGAGGGAGCAAGATTTGGAGAAGCGGAGGCAGCTTTTGGGTAAGGAAGGGAAGGGGTTGATGGGAACGGAGAACTTTATGGCAGATGTTTCAGATTGCTTGGACAAGTACAGGGTGTTTAAGATTGAAGATTTGATAGAAGCCACTGATGGATTCAACGAGAGTTGCCTGATTCAGGGGTCAGTGTACAAAGGGAGCATTGATGGGGAAGTCTATGCCATCAAGAAGATGAAGTGGAATGCCTATGAGGAGCTCAAGATCTTGCAGAAG GTAAACCATGGCAATCTGGTGAAGCTAGAGGGATTCTGCATAGACCCGGAGGATGCAACTTGCTATCTAGTGTACGAGTATGTCGAAAACGGGTCTCTTTATTCATGGCTTCATGGAAACAAGGACGAAAAACTGAACTGGAAAACAAGGTTACGAATAGCCATCGATGTTGCAAATGGTCTCCAATACATCCACGAGCACACCAGGCCGCGCGTTGTACATAAAGACATCAAAACCAGCAACATTCTCTTGGACACGAACATGAGAGCCAAAATTGCCAATTTTGGACTGGCAAAATCCggatgcaatgccataacaatgcacatTGTTGGAACCCAAGGTTATATTGCACCCGAGTATTTAGCAGATGGGGTCGTCTCTACAAAAATGGATGTGTTCTCTTTTGGGGTGGTTCTGCTAGAACTTATTTCTGGGAAGGCGGCCATTGATGAAGAAGGGAATTTGTTGTGGACAAAGACCAGTGGGATTTTGGCGGGGGACGAAGAGAGGAAAGCGAGGAGAGTGCAGCAATGGATGGATGGAGTCCTGATTGCGGAGTCATCCTCCATGGACAGTGTGATGAATGTCATGACTATTGCCATTGCTTGTCTGCATAGAGACGCAACAAAGAGGCCAAGCATGGTGGATGTCGTTTACGCGTTGTGCAAGAGCGAGGACTTGGTCATTGAGTTGTCGGATGATACATTATCAACTCCACTGGTAATGGCAAGATAA